One stretch of Saccharopolyspora erythraea DNA includes these proteins:
- a CDS encoding FAD-dependent oxidoreductase, which translates to MSGAVLVAVDEDPDALRAVERELRERYARHYRVLCVRSSHEARGYLDDLAATDDEVALVLSGQRLAGITASELLDHARRLHPHAKRGLLIGWGDWGDRATGEAIFDSIARGRIDHYVLRPSASPDELFHQAISSLLLEWAEARRASPYTIHVVAESWSGRAYELRERLGRCAIPHSFCLADSSEGRARVAEVGEGVDLPVVIFPDGKVLTDPTDAEIAMAAGSPVNPERMEFDLVIVGAGPAGLSAAVYGASEGFSTLVVDEGGLGGQATSSSLIRNYLGFPRGISGRRLAQQAYDQAWVFGAKFAFMQRATALRREHDEHFITLSNSVRVRARAVLLATGASYRRLDVPALDALSGAGVFYGGPASEAPAMAGREVYVLGGGNSAGQAAVYLTRYARRVTLVIRARSLRAGMSHYLAREAEATPGLRIRLGSEIVGGGGTGRLEHLVLRDREDGSEETVCADGLFIVIGARPHTEWLPPEVARDERGFVLTGAGLRDDRTWPLDRDPLLLETSMPGVFAAGDVRSGSVKRVASAVGEGSVTIQLLHQLFAANALHPRGRPQEPATPIGR; encoded by the coding sequence ATGTCCGGCGCTGTGCTTGTCGCCGTCGACGAGGATCCGGATGCGCTGCGTGCCGTCGAGCGGGAGTTGCGCGAGCGCTACGCGCGTCACTACCGGGTCCTGTGCGTGCGCTCGTCGCACGAGGCGCGCGGATACCTCGACGACCTCGCGGCAACCGATGACGAAGTCGCCCTGGTTCTTTCGGGACAGCGGCTGGCGGGGATCACTGCGAGCGAGCTGCTGGACCACGCCCGCCGCCTTCATCCGCACGCGAAGCGCGGGCTGCTGATCGGGTGGGGAGACTGGGGCGATCGAGCGACCGGCGAGGCGATCTTCGACTCGATCGCCCGCGGGCGCATCGACCACTACGTGCTCAGGCCGTCGGCTTCCCCGGACGAGCTCTTCCACCAGGCGATCTCGAGCCTGCTGCTGGAGTGGGCGGAGGCGCGGCGAGCCTCGCCGTACACGATCCACGTGGTCGCCGAGTCCTGGTCCGGCCGGGCCTATGAACTGAGGGAGCGGCTCGGGCGCTGCGCGATCCCGCACTCGTTCTGCCTGGCCGACTCGAGCGAGGGGCGCGCCCGAGTCGCTGAGGTCGGCGAGGGCGTGGATCTGCCGGTCGTCATCTTCCCCGACGGCAAGGTGCTGACGGACCCCACCGACGCCGAGATCGCGATGGCGGCGGGCTCACCGGTGAACCCGGAGCGGATGGAGTTCGACCTGGTGATCGTCGGCGCCGGGCCCGCTGGTCTGTCGGCGGCCGTGTACGGCGCGTCGGAAGGGTTCAGCACGCTGGTCGTCGACGAAGGCGGGCTGGGCGGCCAGGCGACCTCCAGCTCGCTGATCCGCAACTACCTGGGTTTCCCCCGCGGCATCAGCGGTCGCCGCCTGGCCCAGCAGGCTTACGACCAGGCGTGGGTGTTCGGCGCGAAGTTCGCGTTCATGCAGCGGGCGACCGCACTCCGGCGCGAGCACGACGAGCACTTCATCACCCTGTCCAACAGCGTCCGGGTGCGTGCCCGCGCGGTGCTCCTTGCGACCGGCGCCAGCTACCGCCGGCTGGACGTACCCGCGCTCGACGCGCTCAGCGGGGCAGGTGTCTTCTACGGTGGTCCGGCTTCCGAGGCGCCTGCCATGGCCGGGCGCGAGGTCTACGTCCTCGGCGGCGGGAACTCCGCGGGGCAGGCTGCCGTGTATCTGACTCGCTACGCCCGGCGGGTCACCCTCGTCATACGTGCCCGGTCGTTGCGCGCGGGGATGTCGCACTACTTGGCGCGCGAGGCGGAGGCGACACCGGGACTGCGGATCCGTCTCGGCAGCGAGATCGTCGGCGGCGGAGGCACGGGACGGCTCGAGCACCTCGTGCTGCGCGACCGGGAGGACGGCAGCGAGGAGACCGTCTGCGCCGACGGGCTCTTCATCGTGATCGGAGCGCGCCCGCACACCGAGTGGCTGCCACCGGAGGTTGCCAGGGACGAGCGGGGATTCGTCCTCACGGGAGCCGGCCTCCGCGACGACCGCACCTGGCCGCTCGATCGCGATCCGCTGCTGCTCGAGACGAGCATGCCGGGCGTCTTCGCGGCGGGCGACGTCCGGTCCGGTTCGGTGAAGCGGGTGGCCTCCGCGGTGGGGGAAGGCTCGGTGACGATCCAGCTCCTCCACCAGCTGTTCGCCGCCAACGCGCTGCACCCGCGCGGCCGCCCGCAGGAGCCCGCGACCCCCATCGGACGGTGA
- a CDS encoding DUF7144 family membrane protein: protein MATHGARPARTGWVGWVYFAATVLLLAGIVQVINGLIAFSRSGSTLITPSGVALEVSYAGVGWSFLITGAVLAATGIGLFGGRTWARAVGIAIAVISVLANIAFFAAYPLWSAVVIVLDVLVIYALVAHGREARRR from the coding sequence ATGGCAACGCACGGCGCACGGCCCGCGCGCACCGGCTGGGTGGGCTGGGTGTACTTCGCGGCCACCGTCCTGCTGCTGGCCGGCATCGTCCAGGTGATCAACGGGCTGATCGCCTTCAGCCGCTCGGGATCGACGCTCATCACGCCGTCCGGAGTCGCGCTCGAGGTCAGCTACGCCGGGGTCGGCTGGAGCTTCCTGATCACGGGTGCGGTTCTGGCCGCCACCGGGATCGGGCTGTTCGGCGGCCGCACCTGGGCACGTGCCGTGGGCATCGCCATCGCCGTGATCAGCGTGCTGGCCAACATCGCCTTCTTCGCGGCGTACCCGCTGTGGTCGGCAGTGGTGATCGTGCTCGACGTGCTCGTGATCTACGCGCTGGTCGCCCACGGCCGGGAGGCCCGCCGCAGGTAG
- a CDS encoding S1 family peptidase, with protein sequence MRLCLSITAIAASLLVAPAATAAGAAPQVIGGQNAVDSYPFMTSLDHNGRFFCGGSLVAPDWVLTAAHCVSDPGANGSPVARPAEGVSARVGSDDRVTGGSTAKVAQIVVNPENKESTADLALLRLDHAVPQKPVKLATSPEAPESLTRVIGWGRTNENSQDIPRDLQELSARVVPGDRCTAGMDQARNICGQGAVPGTNLCQGDSGGPQLRGRPGDWELVGVTSGPADEDGKCGSGYGQWNAVSSYRTWIDTTIHNRASASTGQGARHATAAPLSLLPQVPVRDRLSAVRLLAVQAGIPGMRPDA encoded by the coding sequence ATGCGTCTTTGTCTTTCCATCACCGCGATCGCGGCGTCGCTGCTGGTCGCGCCTGCCGCTACTGCTGCCGGTGCGGCGCCCCAGGTCATCGGCGGCCAGAACGCGGTCGACTCGTACCCGTTCATGACGAGCCTCGATCACAACGGCAGGTTCTTCTGCGGTGGCTCGCTGGTCGCCCCTGACTGGGTGCTCACGGCCGCGCACTGCGTGTCGGATCCGGGGGCGAACGGGTCGCCCGTCGCGCGTCCGGCCGAGGGCGTGAGCGCGCGAGTCGGCAGTGACGACCGGGTCACGGGCGGTAGCACCGCCAAGGTCGCGCAGATCGTGGTGAACCCCGAGAACAAGGAGTCCACGGCGGATCTCGCCCTGCTGCGACTGGATCACGCGGTCCCGCAGAAACCCGTCAAGCTCGCGACGAGCCCGGAGGCGCCGGAGTCCTTGACCCGTGTCATCGGCTGGGGCAGGACCAACGAGAACAGCCAGGACATCCCGCGCGACCTGCAGGAGCTCAGCGCGCGGGTCGTCCCCGGCGACCGGTGCACGGCGGGGATGGACCAGGCTCGGAACATCTGCGGGCAGGGAGCCGTCCCCGGCACCAACCTCTGCCAAGGCGATTCGGGCGGCCCGCAGCTCCGAGGCAGGCCGGGTGACTGGGAACTGGTCGGTGTCACCAGCGGGCCCGCCGACGAGGACGGCAAGTGCGGATCCGGCTACGGACAGTGGAACGCGGTCTCGTCCTACCGGACCTGGATCGACACCACGATCCACAATCGCGCCTCCGCGTCGACGGGCCAGGGAGCTCGACACGCGACGGCAGCCCCGCTCTCCCTGCTTCCTCAGGTGCCGGTGCGGGACCGCCTGTCGGCTGTCCGCCTCCTGGCTGTGCAAGCGGGTATTCCGGGCATGCGCCCGGACGCCTGA